In Chthonomonadales bacterium, a single window of DNA contains:
- a CDS encoding tetratricopeptide repeat protein: LSRRLDGSEQQEALGRLETENGNLRAALSLGLQATGDTADRLDLALRLCGALWRFWFMHGYASEGRAHLAEVLAVEPHRQAPGPRANALQAAGILAYQQGDHTAARESMLGSLAIARSVGDRVAAACILGDLGLVAHEEGELEQAYERYGESLQVFRELGERLREGVALCNMGRVASDRMDYAAARAAYEESLAIFREQGNRWNTAHVLLGLGNVAADLDESDAAASLYDDALRIARDLGDRRLIALSLLGMASTESRRAGHRAARALFAECLTILHEIGDRNSTADALEGLAAAEEDERGSPLAAHLLGAAERLRETIGVPLAPNELSRYERAVRRAREQVGDDAAFERAWREGREMTLGEAVALALEAPGE; this comes from the coding sequence GCTGAGCCGCCGTCTGGACGGCTCCGAGCAGCAGGAGGCGCTGGGCCGCCTGGAGACCGAGAACGGCAACCTTCGGGCGGCGCTGTCGTTGGGTTTGCAGGCCACTGGCGACACGGCGGACCGGCTGGACCTGGCGCTGCGCCTGTGCGGGGCGCTGTGGCGGTTCTGGTTCATGCACGGGTACGCGAGCGAGGGGCGCGCGCATCTGGCGGAGGTGCTGGCGGTGGAGCCGCACCGGCAGGCGCCGGGACCGCGAGCGAACGCACTCCAGGCCGCCGGGATCCTCGCCTACCAGCAGGGCGACCACACGGCCGCGAGGGAGAGTATGCTCGGGAGCCTGGCGATTGCCCGGAGCGTTGGCGACCGCGTCGCCGCCGCGTGCATCCTCGGGGATCTGGGCCTGGTTGCGCACGAGGAGGGGGAGCTGGAGCAGGCGTATGAGCGCTACGGGGAGAGCCTCCAGGTGTTCCGGGAGCTCGGTGAGCGCTTGAGAGAGGGCGTGGCTCTCTGCAACATGGGCCGCGTGGCATCCGATCGGATGGACTACGCCGCGGCCCGGGCGGCGTATGAGGAGAGTCTCGCCATCTTTCGCGAGCAGGGCAACCGCTGGAACACGGCGCACGTGCTGCTGGGTCTTGGCAATGTGGCGGCCGATCTCGATGAGTCCGACGCGGCAGCTTCGTTGTACGACGATGCCCTGCGCATCGCGCGCGACCTGGGCGACCGCCGACTGATCGCGCTTTCGCTGCTGGGCATGGCGAGCACCGAGTCGCGGCGCGCAGGGCACCGAGCCGCGCGAGCGCTCTTCGCCGAGTGCCTGACGATCCTCCATGAGATCGGCGACCGCAACAGCACCGCCGACGCGCTCGAGGGGCTCGCGGCCGCTGAGGAGGATGAGCGCGGCTCGCCCCTGGCGGCCCATCTGCTGGGAGCGGCCGAGCGCCTTCGCGAGACGATCGGCGTTCCGCTGGCGCCCAACGAGCTCTCGCGGTACGAGCGGGCGGTGCGGCGCGCGCGCGAGCAGGTCGGTGACGACGCTGCGTTCGAGCGCGCGTGGCGGGAGGGCCGGGAGATGACGCTGGGCGAGGCCGTCGCCCTGGCGCTGGAGGCACCCGGGGAATAG